One Perca flavescens isolate YP-PL-M2 chromosome 16, PFLA_1.0, whole genome shotgun sequence genomic window, AACCAGTGATGTCATGCTCCCACACAGCTGTGAGCGCGAGGGCGTCAAAGGCTCTTTCACAGTCGCTCACTGGCTCGGCTTCTGGGCTCATACTACAGCACTTGTTTAAGTTTCCAGCTGTGGATGTTGCAATTAGCATAAATGTACACTGCTgttgaaatataaaataagtcTTCAGATTCAACACTCTTAAGCATGACATCTGAAATCCAGCAGAATCACTTCTAACAATAAGTCTGGAGATTACTATATTTGTAACTGtttaaaaccaacaatgaatgtgAATCTTCAAACAAGCATTATGCATGTATGCGAAGCCTGATATATTTTATTCTTCACTGTGATAAAGCTCCAtcgttgtccaaaaactattaacaaCCAGTGGCGTAAGAAGTATTTAGAAGCTCTTTATTTGTTTAAGTAACAAAGTGagagtgtaaaagtactgcttttattttatctaAGTAGAAGTGTGATTATTATcagaattatgtacttaaagtatcaaatgcAAAAgtactatattatattattatatattattggtTTGCTGCATTTTCATGTAGTATTTGCAAACAAATTACTTTTTGTTGTGATTGTTTTCCGCCGTTCCTTCCAGCACGGAGGAAATCTAACTGTGTGAAGGAAGTTGAGAAACTGCAGGAGAAACGGGAGAAGAGACGACTTCAGCAGCAAGAGCTCAGAGAGAAGAGGGCACAAGTGAGGAGCAAACCCACACACGCATACAATGTTTCATTTGTAAGTTCACTTGTTACTTTTGCTTTTTGTTCCATTTCAGGAGGTGGATGTCAATTTACCAAACTACGAAATCATGTGTATGATCAGAGACTTCCGAGCCAGTCTGGACTACAGGCCTTTAACCAGCAACGACCTGGTAAGTCTGGTTTAGGGCTGGCTTTCCAGATTCAGTTAATAGAAACAAGTAAGGGTGTCCAGATAGTTGAGTAGTGattaaagtagggctgcacgatttattgttttttttaatcgtcatcGCTATATCAACTGGGGCAGTAACCATATCgcaaaaggctgcgacatattgcGAAAGAGGTTGAGAGAAAATGTCAGTAGAAAGCTggactttaaaatgtaaatgtcattcttttttaagATGGTGATGCCttgattatttgatttgatttattgtttatcttgaaataaataaaaaagttttagTTACTAAAGTAAGTCATTAGTTTGAGAAGGAGTAGGCGGAAGCATACAGCTTATTAGGTCCTGCCCCTACCTCACGATATCATgttattacaaaacaaatagatGTGCAAATACAGCTTACACTCTTTCAGGTCTTACACTAACTTACAACAATATACAACAATACCTTTACATTACAATTCCATTCCTATGTTTCGGTCTATTCCTTTCTGTATTGGTCAAGTAATGATTTCTTTATCTATTTTTGAACTGAATGATATTATGGCTCTGTTGGATGTCATTGTTCAGTCTATTCCACAAGGTCATATTGAATATTCAATTCAGTCTTcagtttgttcaataaaagaatgttggaaattatttcctttcctttgttttaaattcaacaagcaattcattgtattttagcagaatactgaaagcagcagaaaggcagaactgagaacactttgAGTACacggtttatttatcgcaagtaatatcgttatcaaAATATTCAACAAAGTTATAGCATATTCTCCTCATATCATGTAGCCCTAGATTTAAGGACATTCAGTTCTGGTTATTTCCTCCATAACCTAATCTtactttacttttctttcttgCACTTTAGCTATGCTAGCTATATACACTTAttgtttagttatttttttactcttatttTGACTTAATTTTGACTATGAGCAACTGCAACTCAACAATTTCCCagaggggatcaataaaggatTCTGATAATCACCAGTCATCCAGTTATTACACATCAGATAAGAAGTGACTttgacatatttatatattaggTCAGCTGTACATACATCCATACGATCTTAATTAGAAACAACTACTGGGTATTTAACCAAAAGAACGCAGCTTTATTGCTTGTTGTGGAGCTTGTTATCATCAACTACACTATAACCAGCTTAATCTTTAGATTTAGCACCTTTAACCCCACTAGTCATGACAAGCTCATGCTTTGCAGCCAAACATAGTTAAAAAACACATTACTtagttttaaatattagttGAGATCCCAAATCTTCCAAATAAACCACATGGCTGGTTGCATTTTGGGGgaaatgtgtataaaatgatGCATAAGACATCTagaatatttccatttgatgAATTGGTGCAGCCCTACAAAATATTGTGGTTGCAATATTTCACTCGGTGTAAACATCATATAGCTTCAATAAAGAGCTGAAACAAGCGAATACAGAATATATGTAAAACCGTCAGCGTAGAATAAGTTGATTTTTCCAAATTTACAGCTACTTGAGGAGAAATAAATGTGTTAAATGTCTAAACTCTGACAAATGATGTAAAGTCCAATTTATCTGTACCTTTTGATGTTTCAGATCGAGGAGCAcaggatatgtgtgtgtgtacgggcACGTCCACTCAATAAAAAAGGTAATCAGAGAAGCTTTATACAATCAATGTGTTTGGACAGAAAGTAAAGCAAATTGTATGCCTCTAAACAGCCTTGTCTGAACAGTTTTAATAACTGCCATCTTTTTGAAGCGTACGTTTGTGCATTAACAgaaattttaataaaaactcTCTTTGTCCACGTCTCTGTAGAGTTGACAATGAAGGATTTGGATGTGATCACCATTCCCAGTAAGGACGTGGTAATGGTCCACGAGCCGAAGCAGAAAGTCGACCTGACCCGCTACCTGGAGAACCAAACGTTCCGATTCGACTATGCCTTCGATGAGAACTCCACCAATGAAATGGTTTACAGGTAATTTGGTTCTCTATAGAACCCCCAAAAGGTTAAATATGGAATAAATTaaagacattttgaaataatCTTCTCTCTCAGGTTCACTGCTCAGCCGCTAGTTGAAACCATTTTCGAGCGGGGGATGGCGACTTGTTTTGCTTACGGACAAACTGGAAGTGGAAAAACACACGTGAGTGCTCTGATTTTTTAACGAAACTAAATGTTTTTAGTCAGGTTACCCCCAGGATTCTTCAAGTTAAATTTAAGACAGTTAACGACCTTTTTTACACCACTTAGGATGAAATTTAATACGAACTTTATGGCCATATAAGGGAAAATCAGTGTGGATTTTAAGAAGTATTATCAAGTAACATTACctgaatttaataaaatgtttatgCGAAGTGTTTGTACTCTAATAAGATaaaattaattatatatttgttGCATTAAGAGCTCTTATGCTATGAAAATAAGTGAATTTACCCACACAAAATACTTATTTATGACTTTACAGCATTTATTTAATCCTACGAAAGGACAAGACAAAATTGAAGACCTTTCTAAACCAAACTCAATACTGTTAAAGCCTAAATTCTTAGAATACTAAATGTAATACTTTTTTAATACGTCTAAGACCCTTTGGGAACCCTGTTAGTGCTCATTTCCTGTTTTAACTCGTATCTTCTTTTAGACGATGGGAGGGGACTTTTCGGGAAAGAACCAGGACTGCTCTAAAGGGATCTATGCACTGTCTGGTTAGTTTCTCCCGTACCTTTACAGGATTCTCACTGCTGCTTACTGCTTCTGACTGAATTTTGAAGTCTCTATTTTTCCTTTCCTTGTGCAGCCAGAGATGTCTTTCTCATGATTAAGAAACCAAATTACAAGAAGTTGGATCTCCAAATCTTTGCAACATTTTTTGAGATTTACAGCGGGAAGGCAAGTGTCTTTTAACACATTTATTAATAGATTTATTTGAGAAGAAGACTGAGTTTGTGTCGCCTCTGACACTTTGATGCAAGCATAACTGACTAAAAAACTCTCTGATGCATTTTCAGTCCTAAAccaatttgtgtttgtgtttaaaaaaaaaaaaaaaaaaaaggtgtttgaCCTGCTAAACAACAAAACCAAGTTGCGGGTCCTGGAGGACGGGAAGCAGCAGGTGCAGGTGGTGGGGCTACAGGAGAGGGAAGTGAAGTGCACAGAGGACGTCCTCAAACTCATTGAAGTGGGAAACAGCTGCAGGTAGGAGACCACCGTTTAAATTAAACGGCAGCATGAGCAGAAGTTAGTTCTGAAAGGTTTGGACCGGTCCTCGAGGATAAGCTCCGTGTCTCTGCGTCTCCTTCAGGACCTCCGGTCAGACCTCGGCCAACGCTCACTCTTCTCGGAGCCACGCCGTCTTCCAGATCATTCTCCGTCGGCGGGGGAAGATGCACGGAAAGTTCTCCCTCATTGACCTGGCGGGGAACGAGAGAGGAGCCGACACGTCCAGCGCGGACCGGCAGACTCGCCTCGAAGGAGCCGAGATCAACAAGAGCCTGCTGGCACTGAAGGTCTCCTCCTCAGTCCTCATCAATCAACCTCTTAGCAAAATTGCAGTCGTCTAGGCTAACTGCCACTGATGatgttcctgtctgtctgtctgtctgtctgtctgtctgcaggagtGCATTCGAGCGCTGGGCAGAAACAAACCTCACACTCCGTTTAGAGCCAGCAAGTTAACCCAAGTGCTGCGCGACTCCTTCATAGGAGAAAACTCCAGAACATGCATGGTAGGACAAAAGCAAAGCTGTGCATATATTATTGTACCTCCTGTGGACGAATGCATTATTGAAAATATAATCATTTTCAGTTAACAGTTTTGTTGATAAATATCGATCTAACTCTCTTTATGGTGTTTGCCTGCACAGATTGCGACCATCTCTCCTGGAATGGCGTcatgtgaaaacaccttgaacacGCTGAGATATGCCAACAGGTAAATcagattgtttttctttttttaagctttaAATTACATGAATGTGAGAATAGTTGCAAAGCATAATGTGATCCTCTCCTGTCTCCTCTtcttgggtttgtgtgtgttgtctctctcCTGCCGTGTTTCCAGAGTGAAGGAGTTTGGGATAAGTCCCTCAGACATTCCCTTCTCCCAGAGCGGAGGTGGAGGGAGTCGCTCCGAACTCTCCCCTACTTATGAGTATGATCGATTTACTACGTCTCTCAGCACTTCTCTCCACATCGCTCTTCACAACAAGTTACCACCACATTGTCATACGACTTTACTCATTAAAACCCAAGTCGCTTAGAGCTATAGAAATATATTTCAGTCTCAGCCAGATGTTCTATGTTTTTCTTACTGTCTGTGTATTGATTTTCCCCTCCCACCCCTAGTGGATAGTATAAACAGATTGAGTATTTGCCCGTGGGGTCGCAGCTGTCCGTGTACTTGTTCGCTGCGGAGCATTAACAAGAGCCTTTACAGTAGGATGATAATGCTGGCCCAACATTACTTTATCCCAAAGTTAATAGaaaggattttttatttttttttatttagcattaCCAGTTTAACTTGTTGATGTTGACCTGCTTTTATTTTATCCAGGGTTGCATGCAGTCAGTCTGTAGTGTTTGTTGTTTCACTGAAATGTTTTGAGCATTTAACCCCGGCAACACGTCTGCATATTCTATACAACTACCAACCTTTAAATCGGATATTTAAGGGTGAAGGAGCTGACGGTGGACCCTTCAGCAGTGATGGACATCCATCAGGGAGGACATCACCAGCTGGAGGTGCTGGAGGCTCAGTGGGGGGTCGGCAGTTCTCCACAGAGAGACGATCTGAAGCTGCTCTGTGAACAGAACGTAAGACAAACAGATACTCATTCCCTTGATTTAACAAAGCGACTAACGGATAGGTCAAGTCTAAAAATAATACTCACATTCCCATATGTCCATTTAAACTGATTTTGGTTGCCGTAATCATTCTTCCTGTTCATACTGGCCGTTATAGAGAGCCACACAGTTTTTGGGGTTCCAGCAGACTGCAGTCCCATCATGTCACAGTGTCACTgatgtaaaaacaaacatggccATTCTGTCTGCAGGAGGAAGAGGTTTCCCCGCAGCTCTTCACTTTCCATGAAGCCGTCTCTCAGCTGGTGGAGATGGAGGAGCAGGTTCTGGAGGACCACAGGGCCGTTTTCCAGGTACAGTAGATCCTTCAGGAATAGAGGAAGCTCAGAAAAGTCAAAGAGCCTTATTTTAATGTGCAAAGTGTGCAAATCCATCTATATAAATGTGTCTAAAACCTGACAGATACTGTAAGAATCAAAAACCTATAGATCAATACAGACCATATTTTCCTTCAAGTAATCCATATCTAATGTCCATTTGAGTTCAAATTTAGGGCAGATGTTCATTCCCGTTCTCTTTATCAGCctggtttttttttacattataaaGTTTAAACAACACAGAAGAGTATAAACTGCAGCGTGTCCTTACAGGAGTCGATCCGCTGGCTGGAAGACGAGAAGGTGCTTTTGGAAATGACGGAGGAAGTGGACTACGATGTTGAATCATTTGCAACTCAACTAGAACAAATCCTGGATCAGAAGATTGACATTCTCACTGAGCTGAGAGGTAGAG contains:
- the LOC114571081 gene encoding kinesin-like protein KIF2A, whose protein sequence is MAGVFGKIFVGIYVEIKRSDGRIHQAMVTSLHEDNDSVTVEWIENGDTKGKEIDLESVFALNPDVVPDEEIPQSPEAPLPPSNAAKTSKLPKTKRTTAIPKAENPPRENRAAAVGTTRARPSHQSQAAEPPPPAIAPQSALNQSLLQLQNARRKSNCVKEVEKLQEKREKRRLQQQELREKRAQEVDVNLPNYEIMCMIRDFRASLDYRPLTSNDLIEEHRICVCVRARPLNKKELTMKDLDVITIPSKDVVMVHEPKQKVDLTRYLENQTFRFDYAFDENSTNEMVYRFTAQPLVETIFERGMATCFAYGQTGSGKTHTMGGDFSGKNQDCSKGIYALSARDVFLMIKKPNYKKLDLQIFATFFEIYSGKVFDLLNNKTKLRVLEDGKQQVQVVGLQEREVKCTEDVLKLIEVGNSCRTSGQTSANAHSSRSHAVFQIILRRRGKMHGKFSLIDLAGNERGADTSSADRQTRLEGAEINKSLLALKECIRALGRNKPHTPFRASKLTQVLRDSFIGENSRTCMIATISPGMASCENTLNTLRYANRVKEFGISPSDIPFSQSGGGGSRSELSPTYEVKELTVDPSAVMDIHQGGHHQLEVLEAQWGVGSSPQRDDLKLLCEQNEEEVSPQLFTFHEAVSQLVEMEEQVLEDHRAVFQESIRWLEDEKVLLEMTEEVDYDVESFATQLEQILDQKIDILTELRDKVKSFRSALQEEEQASQQITPKRPRAL